GCTTCTCATTAGTGGAAGTAATATTAAATTCATAAGGTCCATGTCTTCTAAAATTTTGTTTTCTTTAATTTTACTTTCAACATCTTTATATATAATATCTCCATCATAATTTTTCATAAACACAGATTTTACGTTTATTCCAACGCTTCCCATACTAAATCTGCTTTCCGCTTTTTCAATATTACTTGCATATATTACTGCCACATTTACTTTTTTAATCTTTCTATTTTCTTCGTAATATTTTCTTGAAATTCTCAAAACATAGTCAATATATTTATACATGTTCTCTGTTATTCTATTATTGCTTTCATATTCAAGCAAAAGTATTGAACCATCTTCCAGTAAAAATACACTGTCAGCTCTACGTTCATCTGCCTTTACTTCTGGGAATTCATTTGGAAGCATCTCAACTATCTTAGGATAATCCAATCCATACATAATTAATGCTTTATCTTTAAACATTTCACTTAGAGTTTTAAAAAGTACATCCTTTGCTTGATATGTTATTCCTTTTGCGGACAAAGCATCATCTCCTTTTATGTTAATTATACAAGATAATTTTTAAATTTTCTATATTTTTCTTTGTATGATTTTCATATAAGATTTAACAGAAAGAAGATAAAAACATAAATAAATTACTACATACACTCCCATTGTCATACCCATCCATTCCAGCTGTGTTATTGAAAAGCCGCAGAGATATTTCATATAGGCCATAAGTGGAAATATACTATGAAGAATACCAAATAAAAGCGGCATTAAAAAAATAAATCCCAGTTGTTTTGATATAATTCTTAAAGTTTCTTTCTTAGTTAAACCTATTTTGGAAAGTACCGAGTATCTATTCTTATCTTCATAAGCTTCTGTTAACTGTTTATAATACATTATACTTCCAGTGGAAACAACAAAGAGTATACCTAGGAATGCACCTATAAACACATAGCTTCCATACAAAGTATGAACCTCAGTATACATATCATAGTAAGAAGAAAAATTTCTGTCCTTTGGCATCATTTGAGAAGCCTCTGTAACAACACTTCCACTTTTTAATGCATTGTCAAAATTATATGCCCTTATAACAGTTGTATTATTTCTATTATCATTTAAAAGCTTATTAAAAAATGTATCTGGTACTACTATAGTTGTTTTTTGAAATTTAACTCCTAAAACACATTTCTTACTTGAGTCGGATATATCAAGTTTATAAGCTTTTCCTCCAATAGTTGCATTAAGCTGATCCCCTGCAAGTCTTCCCCTTGCTTCAACTGAATTGCTTACTTCAATGAAAAAGCATTGATTTTCTTTATTAATTTTAATGTCCTTAGCTCTATCAACAACATCTGTACCATCATTAAAACCTGAATTATTTACAATATCCCTGTACTCAGATGCAGACATTACAAACATATCAAAAGGAGCTTTTAAATCTTTTCCAAAGGGACCTTTATATTTTTGTGTAAGCCCACTTCCATTTATCATTACAATATCTGTTTTATAAGTTGTTTTAATTTCTTTATGATTATTAATAACAGCTTCAACTTTTTTATTTAATTCCTTGCTGCCGCTTTGATACATTATTGAAAACGGACATCCACTTGGTGCAATTTTATCAAGGGTCAAGCTAAGACTAAATGTAAAACATAATGCTGTAATGGCAACAGCAGATACAACAGCTATGGTTGCCAGAAGATTAGAATTTCCTTTAATTCTGTAGATTATTTGAGATACTCCTATTAAATTTTCTCCTTTATAATAAGCTTTTTTATTTTTCTCAAATAGCTTAAAGATATAAATTATGAAATTGTTGAACAATATATAAGTTCCTGCAACAACAAGCAGCATTATAAGGAGACCTTTGTACAGCATCTGGACTCCACCAGACTCCATATTCATTTTTAATACACCAATATATCCGCCGATAACCATTATTAATGATAATAATGCTAAAACTCTAGAAAATTTAGGTTTCTTCTCTCCTTCCTTAGCCGCATGTATAAGCTCTATAAGCCTAAACTTATATATTATTCCATAAGCTTTTATGGAGTTTAACAAAAATATAATCATAAAAACAAAAATCGTCATTAATATAGATCTAATATCAAAAGTATATTGTATAGACTTGTTTGATTTTATACATACATTAAGTATTTTTAAGAAGAATCTGGAGGTAAATGCTCCTAATGGTACGCCAACAATTAAGGCTAATATTCCTAGGAAGATATTTTCGAAGAACATGAGTGTGCCTATTTCTTTCTTCTTCATACCAAGCAATGAATATATAGCAACTTCTTTCTTTTTATTTTTTATAAAAAAGCTGTTAGCATAGCCTATGAAAATAGCTGAAAATATTATAACTACAAAAGCTGCAGCTTTAAAAATAGCACCAACCTTAACCTTGCTTGAGCTAAATAATTGTATTTCGTGATTATAGTATATGGAATAAAATATCATGAGGATAAAAACTGAAGTTACCGTACTTATAAAATAGGAAACATAATTTTTAAAATTGTGTTTTACATTGTTTATTCCAAGATTAAATAGTGTCACTTTCAGCACCCCCTACTTTAGCAAGAGTGCTTAGTATTTTATTATAGAAATCTTTTCTACTGGCTGTTTTCTCAATCTCAGTATCAAGTATTCCATCCTTTATAAATATAATTCTTTCACAGTAGCTTGCTGCAAATGCATCATGAGTTACCATAACAATTGTGGCTCCATTTTCCTTATTTAATAAAGAAAGGTTGTTTAAAAGCTCTGTTGAAGATTTTGAATCCAGTGCTCCTGTAGGCTCATCTGCAAAGACTATTTCTGGATCAGTTATTATAGCTCTTGCCGCTGCAGCCCTTTGCTTTTGACCTCCTGAAACTTCATAAGGATATTTTTCTAATATGTCTTCAATATTCAAGATGCGGCTAATTTTTTTTAATTTCTCTTCCATAGATGCCACATCTACCTTAGATAAAGAAAGTGGTAAAATAATATTTTCTTTTAAGGTTAAAGTATCAAGAAGATTGTAGTCTTGAAAAATAAATCCAAGCTGCTTTCTTCTAAACATTGATAATTCATCTTCATTAAGATTTAAAAAACTTTTTCCATTAAGTTCAATTGTACCTGATGTTGGAGTATCAATAGTTGATATCACATTTAACAATGTGGACTTACCTGCTCCTGAAGGTCCCATAATTCCAAGAAATTCACCCTT
The genomic region above belongs to Clostridium sp. AWRP and contains:
- a CDS encoding ABC transporter ATP-binding protein, with translation MNIMEVRDVKKVYGSKHGGSKSNALNGVSFSVQKGEFLGIMGPSGAGKSTLLNVISTIDTPTSGTIELNGKSFLNLNEDELSMFRRKQLGFIFQDYNLLDTLTLKENIILPLSLSKVDVASMEEKLKKISRILNIEDILEKYPYEVSGGQKQRAAAARAIITDPEIVFADEPTGALDSKSSTELLNNLSLLNKENGATIVMVTHDAFAASYCERIIFIKDGILDTEIEKTASRKDFYNKILSTLAKVGGAESDTI
- a CDS encoding ABC transporter permease, whose protein sequence is MTLFNLGINNVKHNFKNYVSYFISTVTSVFILMIFYSIYYNHEIQLFSSSKVKVGAIFKAAAFVVIIFSAIFIGYANSFFIKNKKKEVAIYSLLGMKKKEIGTLMFFENIFLGILALIVGVPLGAFTSRFFLKILNVCIKSNKSIQYTFDIRSILMTIFVFMIIFLLNSIKAYGIIYKFRLIELIHAAKEGEKKPKFSRVLALLSLIMVIGGYIGVLKMNMESGGVQMLYKGLLIMLLVVAGTYILFNNFIIYIFKLFEKNKKAYYKGENLIGVSQIIYRIKGNSNLLATIAVVSAVAITALCFTFSLSLTLDKIAPSGCPFSIMYQSGSKELNKKVEAVINNHKEIKTTYKTDIVMINGSGLTQKYKGPFGKDLKAPFDMFVMSASEYRDIVNNSGFNDGTDVVDRAKDIKINKENQCFFIEVSNSVEARGRLAGDQLNATIGGKAYKLDISDSSKKCVLGVKFQKTTIVVPDTFFNKLLNDNRNNTTVIRAYNFDNALKSGSVVTEASQMMPKDRNFSSYYDMYTEVHTLYGSYVFIGAFLGILFVVSTGSIMYYKQLTEAYEDKNRYSVLSKIGLTKKETLRIISKQLGFIFLMPLLFGILHSIFPLMAYMKYLCGFSITQLEWMGMTMGVYVVIYLCFYLLSVKSYMKIIQRKI
- a CDS encoding transcriptional regulator, which encodes MSAKGITYQAKDVLFKTLSEMFKDKALIMYGLDYPKIVEMLPNEFPEVKADERRADSVFLLEDGSILLLEYESNNRITENMYKYIDYVLRISRKYYEENRKIKKVNVAVIYASNIEKAESRFSMGSVGINVKSVFMKNYDGDIIYKDVESKIKENKILEDMDLMNLILLPLMRSKKDKHELIKDTIELAKEVNDERNQYFIIAGVLTSTDKFIDEEYANVVRSWLKMTKVEKIFEKEKEEAMNQAEKGKAIEIAKNMLLDNEDIEKIVRYTKLSIEEINKLKEVIGL